The following are from one region of the Gloeomargarita lithophora Alchichica-D10 genome:
- a CDS encoding S-methyl-5'-thioadenosine phosphorylase, which yields MALPQVKIGVIGGSGLYQMPALTGAVAQHIPTPFGDPSDALVVGELAGVPVAFLARHGRHHQLLPTELPARANIYALKTLGVEYLISVSAVGSLRSEVKPLDLVVVDQFIDRTRNRISTFFGAGIVAHITFENPVCPALAQVLIDAINTLNLPDVTVHRQGTYVCMEGPAFSTKAESELYRSWGATVIGMTNLPEAKLAREAEIAYATLALATDYDCWHPDHASVSVEMVVANLRKNVTNAQAVIQQAVTQIAQQPPPSKAHRALKNAIMTPLDHVPPATLEKLRPILAPYLKNPS from the coding sequence ATGGCATTACCACAGGTCAAAATTGGGGTGATTGGCGGGAGTGGCTTGTACCAAATGCCTGCCCTGACGGGGGCGGTGGCACAGCATATTCCCACCCCGTTTGGTGACCCGTCCGATGCCCTAGTGGTGGGGGAGTTGGCGGGGGTGCCGGTGGCGTTTTTGGCACGGCATGGGCGACATCACCAGCTTTTACCAACGGAATTGCCCGCCCGGGCGAATATCTATGCCCTGAAAACCCTGGGGGTAGAGTACCTGATTTCCGTATCGGCGGTGGGTTCCCTGCGCTCGGAAGTGAAACCCCTGGATTTGGTGGTGGTGGATCAGTTCATTGACCGCACCCGCAATCGCATTTCTACGTTTTTTGGGGCAGGAATTGTCGCCCATATTACGTTTGAAAATCCGGTTTGTCCCGCCCTCGCTCAGGTGTTGATTGATGCTATTAATACATTAAATTTACCGGATGTTACCGTCCATCGCCAGGGGACTTATGTGTGTATGGAGGGGCCAGCTTTTTCTACTAAGGCGGAATCGGAACTGTACCGCAGTTGGGGAGCTACGGTGATCGGTATGACCAATTTGCCGGAGGCGAAATTAGCCAGAGAAGCGGAAATTGCCTATGCCACCTTGGCCTTGGCAACCGATTATGACTGTTGGCACCCGGATCACGCCAGTGTATCGGTGGAAATGGTGGTGGCAAATTTACGTAAAAATGTCACCAATGCCCAGGCGGTGATTCAACAAGCGGTGACCCAAATTGCCCAGCAACCCCCGCCATCCAAGGCGCATCGAGCGTTGAAAAATGCCATTATGACCCCTTTGGATCACGTACCCCCGGCGACCCTAGAGAAATTGCGGCCAATTTTGGCACCTTATCTGAAAAATCCCAGTTAA
- a CDS encoding DUF2834 domain-containing protein, translating to MNAALLWVTWLGFVGYALIVAPPDQPETWDLIQRLIRFQVAGINPLIVALFNLMGVWPGIYAAVLLTDGRGQKIPAWPFVAGSFALGAFALLPYLALRRPFPQWSGSVPWVLRLWNSRVLGAVWLTLSVGFVGYGLSQGSWGDWWQAFQTSRFIHVMSLDFVLLSVLFPLVLGDDLTRRRVVRAPWFALVSALPLVGPALYLTLRPPLPD from the coding sequence ATGAACGCTGCGCTTCTGTGGGTCACTTGGTTGGGTTTTGTGGGGTATGCGTTGATCGTGGCGCCGCCGGATCAACCGGAAACTTGGGATTTGATTCAACGTTTGATCCGGTTTCAGGTGGCGGGGATCAACCCCCTGATTGTCGCCTTGTTTAACCTGATGGGGGTGTGGCCGGGAATATACGCCGCTGTTTTACTCACGGATGGGCGGGGGCAGAAAATTCCGGCTTGGCCGTTTGTGGCGGGGTCATTTGCCCTCGGTGCGTTTGCCCTGTTGCCCTACCTGGCCCTACGCCGCCCGTTTCCCCAATGGAGCGGCTCGGTGCCCTGGGTGCTAAGGCTGTGGAATAGCCGTGTCCTGGGGGCGGTTTGGTTGACGTTAAGCGTGGGGTTTGTGGGTTACGGCCTCTCCCAGGGCAGTTGGGGGGATTGGTGGCAGGCGTTCCAAACCAGCCGGTTTATCCATGTGATGAGCCTGGATTTTGTCCTGTTGAGTGTCTTGTTCCCCTTGGTGCTGGGGGATGACCTGACCCGTCGCCGGGTGGTTCGTGCCCCCTGGTTTGCCCTGGTGTCGGCGTTGCCGCTGGTCGGGCCAGCCCTGTACCTAACCCTGCGACCCCCATTGCCGGATTAG
- a CDS encoding AAA family ATPase: MSDPLIAKLTANIAAVFLGKPQVVQQVVMAVIAGGHILIEDVPGVGKTTLTQAIARSIGGKFQRIQFTSDLLPADILGVTIFDRNQANFEFRPGPIFANVVLADEINRTSPRTQSALLEAMAEQRVSLDDQTYSLPKPFIVLATQNPIEYHGTYPLPESQLDRFLVRLSIGYPDSAIEKKLLMYRQQNEPVEQLAAVLSLEELITLQAQVDQITLDESLVDYILQVVTATRTAKILRAGVSTRGALALVRAAKARALVQGRAYCVPDDVLELLVPVLAHRLSLGNVGQDIQTHRQESEAILRDLTADIPLPV, encoded by the coding sequence ATGAGTGACCCACTGATTGCCAAATTGACCGCCAATATCGCCGCCGTATTTTTGGGTAAACCCCAGGTGGTACAACAGGTAGTAATGGCAGTCATCGCCGGGGGACATATCCTGATTGAGGACGTGCCGGGGGTGGGAAAAACCACCCTAACCCAAGCCATCGCCCGCAGTATTGGTGGCAAATTTCAGCGGATTCAATTCACCAGTGATTTATTGCCCGCCGATATTTTGGGGGTGACCATTTTTGACCGCAACCAAGCTAATTTTGAGTTTCGCCCCGGCCCGATTTTTGCCAATGTGGTTTTAGCCGATGAAATCAATCGCACTTCCCCCCGCACCCAGAGTGCTTTGCTAGAAGCGATGGCCGAGCAACGGGTTTCCTTGGATGACCAGACCTATAGCCTACCCAAACCCTTTATCGTGTTAGCTACCCAAAATCCCATCGAATATCATGGCACCTATCCTTTGCCGGAAAGTCAATTGGATCGGTTTTTGGTGCGTTTATCCATTGGTTATCCCGATAGTGCCATTGAAAAAAAATTGCTGATGTATCGGCAACAAAACGAACCGGTGGAGCAGTTAGCGGCGGTATTATCTTTGGAAGAATTGATCACCCTGCAAGCCCAGGTGGATCAGATCACTTTAGACGAGTCGCTGGTGGATTATATTTTGCAGGTGGTGACGGCGACCCGGACGGCGAAAATCCTGCGGGCGGGGGTGTCCACCCGGGGGGCTTTGGCACTGGTGCGGGCGGCGAAGGCACGGGCGTTGGTGCAGGGACGGGCCTACTGTGTGCCGGATGATGTGCTGGAATTACTGGTGCCGGTGTTGGCGCATCGCCTGTCTTTGGGGAATGTGGGGCAGGACATCCAGACCCACCGCCAGGAATCGGAGGCAATTTTGCGGGATTTAACGGCGGATATTCCCTTGCCGGTTTAA
- a CDS encoding substrate-binding periplasmic protein, protein MLKRFCWLLVVALGWLILGVAPALALAPDIQAIQQRGVLRVAMLGQDNPPFFAENAQGQLTGVDVDLARNLATTLGVKADFIRTAQTFDQVTQLVYSNQADVAISKLTVTLPRATEGLFSQPYLVMRDALILNRLQLAQKGLQNQDALVSYIRQFSGRLGVITQTAHTRIARRRFPKAEIIEYPRWSEVVTAVEQGQVLAAFRDELEVRQLVLSQPELALYLKTAVLSDSLNLRAVLLPWNSYNLRDLVNQYLTLEPGVLTIEKLLQAPIAI, encoded by the coding sequence GTGTTAAAACGCTTCTGTTGGTTGCTGGTGGTGGCTCTGGGGTGGCTCATCCTTGGGGTAGCTCCCGCCTTGGCCTTGGCACCGGATATTCAAGCCATCCAACAGCGGGGGGTACTGCGGGTCGCCATGCTGGGGCAGGACAATCCCCCTTTTTTTGCTGAAAATGCCCAAGGGCAATTGACCGGCGTGGATGTGGATTTAGCCCGGAATTTGGCAACTACCCTGGGGGTGAAAGCCGACTTTATCCGCACCGCCCAGACCTTTGACCAGGTGACCCAGTTGGTCTATAGCAACCAAGCAGACGTAGCGATTTCTAAACTCACCGTGACCTTGCCACGGGCTACCGAAGGTTTATTTTCCCAACCCTATTTGGTCATGCGGGATGCCCTGATCTTAAATCGTTTGCAGTTGGCCCAAAAGGGACTGCAAAACCAGGATGCGTTAGTGAGTTACATCCGGCAATTCTCTGGACGGTTGGGGGTGATTACCCAGACGGCACACACCCGCATTGCCCGCCGCCGGTTTCCCAAGGCGGAAATCATTGAATATCCCCGCTGGAGTGAGGTGGTAACAGCGGTGGAACAGGGGCAGGTTTTGGCCGCTTTTCGGGATGAATTGGAAGTCCGCCAGTTGGTATTAAGCCAACCCGAATTAGCCCTATATTTGAAAACGGCGGTTTTGAGTGATAGTCTGAATTTGCGGGCGGTACTTTTGCCGTGGAATAGTTACAATTTGCGGGATTTGGTGAATCAATATCTCACGTTAGAACCTGGTGTATTAACCATAGAAAAGTTATTGCAAGCACCTATAGCAATATGA